Proteins encoded together in one Bombyx mori chromosome 24, ASM3026992v2 window:
- the LOC110386639 gene encoding uncharacterized protein LOC110386639, protein MSQQLRDLHANLEYLREYIIVKLGPNRRTEDLGFKKLEEAQKEYSKLECILTHLNQEIQDQKLDKKSCEIFQTLIDEIRHNFKKIKSLFSLRDSSSQTSSKDLIEYSDCTTKMSDSFDIKTAISLLPVMNGQEQVTNQLIDGILLYSSLINDDSKSKLIDFVLKTRLSPSAKLRLKAKYTDIESLVGDIRVYLLPKKSAVALQTQLFRVTQGRRTIEKFGSEIEELFVNLTIAQANEKRDAYEVLRPLNEKTAIKRFSDGLADRRLSTIIASRQFASLSEAITAAVDEQSMSFHPQEQVMQFRANQNVRRGGNYRGFRGRGDSHFYNNKTNYNRNYNCYENSTGQRTSHIVNRGKHSGDQRRRQHFRGRPMHYQRVQHNTQESNVQDNLRNDNTNNYDNLEFFRT, encoded by the coding sequence ATGTCACAACAATTGCGAGATTTACATGctaatttagaatatttaagAGAATATATTATAGTAAAACTTGGTCCAAATAGGCGTACAGAGGATTTAGGTTTTAAAAAACTAGAGGAAGCTCAAAAAGAATATAGTAAATTGGAGTGTATTTTGACTCatttgaatcaagaaattcaggatcagaaattagataaaaaatCTTGTGAGATTTTCCAAACATTAATTGATGAGATACGgcataattttaagaaaataaagagTTTATTTTCTTTGAGAGATAGTAGTAGTCAAACTAGTTCTAAAGATTTGATAGAATATTCTGATTGTACTACAAAAATGTCAGACTCATTTGATATTAAAACTGCAATTTCCCTGTTGCCGGTAATGAATGGCCAGGAGCAGGTGACAAATCAACTTATCGATGGTATTCTTCTTTATAGCTCGCTCATCAATGATGAcagtaaaagtaaattaatagaTTTCGTATTAAAAACACGTCTCTCACCTAGTGCAAAACTGCGCCTTAAAGCTAAGTATACTGACATCGAAAGTTTGGTAGGAGATATTCGCGTTTATTTGTTACCGAAAAAATCGGCTGTAGCATTACAAACCCAATTATTTAGAGTTACTCAAGGTCGTAGGACTATAGAAAAATTTGGTTCTGAGATTGAGGAGTTGTTCGTAAATCTCACGATTGCTCAGGCTAACGAGAAGCGCGATGCATATGAGGTATTGCGTCCCCTCAATGAGAAGACTGCAATTAAAAGGTTTAGCGATGGTTTGGCCGACAGAAGGCTCAGCACTATCATCGCCTCGCGACAATTTGCGTCCTTATCTGAAGCTATTACAGCTGCTGTAGACGAGCAATCTATGTCTTTCCACCCACAAGAGCAGGTTATGCAATTTAGAGCTAACCAAAATGTTAGACGCGGCGGAAACTACAGAGGTTTCCGAGGCCGAGGAGATAgccatttttataacaataagacaaattataatcgtaactataattgttatgaaaatagtacAGGTCAACGAACTTCACATATCGTAAATCGAGGTAAACACTCAGGCGATCAACGCCGGCGTCAGCATTTTCGCGGACGGCCGATGCATTATCAGCGTGTACAGCATAATACGCAAGAGTCCAATGTCCAAGACAACTTGCGCAACGATAACacaaataattatgacaacttagagttttttcgtacctaa
- the LOC134201187 gene encoding uncharacterized protein LOC134201187 produces the protein MTGGGAAIFRTGAGLGRGDGVARRGESEETTTLGRDAFAALSCFGTVDGSTARARFFPRATVVNPSEVPGSGLAADSNSISDSVSEPEPAAPEDAIDTAGAGVGGGKRLAFSNAQQRTRTAFTIQGRDACDSASGMHNNVAIDATTTMSYNPKHKIATAATISRKNASGLNGVAIGTGESSD, from the exons atgaccggcggcggcgcggcgatTTTCCGAACGGGCGCAGGTTTGGGtcgcggcgacggggttgcgcggcgaggggagtcggaGGAGACCACGACCTTGGgtcgcgacgcgttcgcggccttgaGTTGTTTCGGCACCGTGGACGGTTCCACAGCGCGGGCGCGTTTCTTTCCGCGCGCGACGGTCGTGAACCCATCGGAGGTTCCGGGTTCTGGGCTCGCGGCGGACTCGAACTCCATTTCCGACTCGGTGTCGGAGCCGGAGCCGGCGGCCCCGGAGGACGCGATAGATAcagcgggcgcgggggtggggggtggAAAGCG ATTGGCGTTTTCGAATGCACAACAACGAACTCGAACTGCTTTTACGATTCAAGGTCGCGACGCCTGCGACAGTGCGTCAGGAATGCACAACAATGTTGCGATCGACGCGACAACGACAATGTCGTACAACCCAAAACACAAgatcgcgacggcagcgacaattTCTCGCAAAAACGCGTCCGGACTCAATGGCGTTGCAATCGGAACTGGAGAATCTTCTGATTGA